CGGCCTCTCGGCTCGTGGCTCCGCGCGTCATTTCGAACGGCGAGGTCCAGATCACGGCCTCGAGGTTCTGGGGCGGGCCGAAGCCCGGATTGGTGCCGTCGTCGAGGGTGAAGTTCAGGGTCCGCTGCTCGTTGGCGGCGAGGTTCGCGTAGAGCGTGTCGCTGTTGTAGCCCCTTGCGCTCCCCGCGATCTCGTAGTCCAGCCCCGCTTGGAGCCCGTCGAGCGAGTAGTAGCCGCTCGAGTCGGTGATGGCGACCGCGCTGCTGAGCGCGTTGCCGAAGGCGAACACGCGCGCGTTGACGAGGCCGCGCCCCTGGCGGTCGTACACGTGGCCGCGGACGCTGCCGCGCTGGCTCTCGTTCACGACGACGATGTTCACGCTCTTGGAGCGCTCGCTGCGGTAGATCGTCGCGACGTTCTGGCCCACGTAACGGATGCCGTCCTGCACGATCTCCGCGCGGACGGTCTGCTCGCCTTCCTCGATGCCGTCGAGGATGTACGCGCCGCTCGAGTTCGAATTCGTGGTCTTCGACCCGATCCACACGCGCGCGCCGCGCACCACGCCGCCGTTGATGTCGGTGATCACGCCGGCCAACTGGCCCAGGGCCGAGGTGCCGCCACCTCCGCATCCCGCCATCGTTCCACAGACCAACCCAACACAAAGCAAGTAAACGGATCTCACATCTAGATCAACGTCTGTTCGACGGGTTGGGTTACGGAAGCCGGAGCCAGGGCGTCCCGGTACACTGCGAAAAGCCCGTTTGGGGGGGAAGTGACACTTGTGCTGACAGTCGAACAGATCATGGAGCTGATGCCGCATCGGTACCCAATGCTGCTCGTGGACCGGATCGTCTCGATGGAGCCCGGCAAACGCTGCCGGGGCCTGAAGAACGTGACGATCAACGAGGCGTTCTTCCAGGGCCATTACCCTGGCCGGCCGATCATGCCCGGGGTGCTCATCGTCGAGGCCATCGCGCAGGCCGGCGCGGTGGTGTTGCTCTGCGAGGAGGCCAATTTGGGGACGATTCCCCTGATCGGAGCGATCGACGACGTGCGCTTCAAGCGTCCGGTCGTGCCGGGGGACCAGCTCATTTCCGACGTCGAGCTCCTCTGGTTCCGCCACGGGGTCGGCCGCATGCGCGGGGTGGCCACGGTGGACGGCGAGGTCGCCGCAACGATGGAACTGACCTTCAAACTCGCACCCAAGGATCTGTAGTGCCCAAGATTCACCCGCTTTCGGTGGTCGATCCCAAAAGCGAACTCGACGCGGACGTCGAGGTCGGACCCTTCTGCATGGTGGAAGCGGGCGCCCGCATCGGCGCGGGAACGGTCCTCGAGTCGCACGTGGTGGTGAAGGGCGGGACGACGCTGGGCAAAGAGAACTTCGTCGCGCAGGGAAGCGTGCTGGGCGGGGACCCTCAGGACCGCAAGTACGGCGGCGAGCCGACGTTCCTCGAGAT
This window of the Fimbriimonadaceae bacterium genome carries:
- a CDS encoding carboxypeptidase-like regulatory domain-containing protein, with the protein product MAGCGGGGTSALGQLAGVITDINGGVVRGARVWIGSKTTNSNSSGAYILDGIEEGEQTVRAEIVQDGIRYVGQNVATIYRSERSKSVNIVVVNESQRGSVRGHVYDRQGRGLVNARVFAFGNALSSAVAITDSSGYYSLDGLQAGLDYEIAGSARGYNSDTLYANLAANEQRTLNFTLDDGTNPGFGPPQNLEAVIWTSPFEMTRGATSREAVEAIKRLFDPRHPRAVHTRDSVGGSPIETDLYWDPVVSDSLLGYGIYRGTSAFGPVAAIDFLRDPLTYFFADSDDRLQEGIAYYYEITALGTLYPDVAGSESAPSNRYGVTPLGDLRLLSVGAGPRFQWQPANHATSYVVYLFDRYPGLDVDSIWNNESTRTTNNYADYTGPGLQSGRRYYYVVLGLANDDDSRTISEIGEFVAN
- the fabZ gene encoding 3-hydroxyacyl-ACP dehydratase FabZ translates to MLTVEQIMELMPHRYPMLLVDRIVSMEPGKRCRGLKNVTINEAFFQGHYPGRPIMPGVLIVEAIAQAGAVVLLCEEANLGTIPLIGAIDDVRFKRPVVPGDQLISDVELLWFRHGVGRMRGVATVDGEVAATMELTFKLAPKDL